In Pseudomonas fluorescens, a genomic segment contains:
- a CDS encoding response regulator has protein sequence MKVLIADDSSMSRKLVLRALPESLTEDVRQACNGSEVMEAYHAGLVDLLFLDLTMPVMDGFQTLEALKREDANVVVVVISADIQPRARQLVFNLGAAAFVAKPVTAEALLEALHLIGVL, from the coding sequence ATGAAAGTTCTAATCGCCGATGACTCATCCATGTCCCGCAAGTTGGTCTTGCGTGCCCTGCCAGAATCACTGACCGAAGATGTCCGCCAAGCCTGTAACGGCTCCGAGGTGATGGAGGCCTATCACGCGGGCTTGGTCGATTTGCTTTTTCTCGACCTCACCATGCCCGTCATGGACGGTTTCCAGACCCTGGAGGCGCTCAAGCGCGAAGACGCCAATGTGGTGGTCGTCGTGATCAGCGCAGACATCCAGCCCCGGGCCAGGCAACTCGTATTCAACCTGGGCGCCGCTGCCTTTGTGGCCAAGCCTGTTACGGCTGAAGCTCTACTCGAAGCTTTACACCTCATAGGAGTGCTTTGA